The following are from one region of the Polaribacter marinaquae genome:
- the gcvP gene encoding aminomethyl-transferring glycine dehydrogenase, producing the protein MNTNSFQLRHIGPNKKEQEKMLKAINADSLEQLINETVPDNILLKNKLDLEESMSEYKYLAHIKALSEKNKVFKSYIGLGYNEAIVPSVIQRNILENPGWYTAYTPYQAEIAQGRLEALLNYQTMVCDLTGMELANASLLDESTAAAEAMALLFDVRERAKKKAKANKFFVSDEILPQTLSLLETRATPIGIELVVGNHEEFNFDDDFFGAILQYPGKFGQIFDYESFAEKANNNDIKIAVAADILSLVKLKAPGDFGASVVVGTTQRFGIPLGYGGPHAAYFATKEAYKRSIPGRIIGVTKDMNGKRALRMALQTREQHIKRERATSNICTAQVLLAVMAGMYAVYHGKNGLEYIANNVHQHTNLLANALENLGFKQLNKSYFDTLLIEVEADKLKTVAESKEINFNYVDQNHVSISINETVDKASLKEIISCFEEAFNLKPQALPETTTILNESLLRNTTFLDNEVFNTYQSETDMMRYIKKLERKDLALNHSMISLGSCTMKLNAASEMLPLSNPQWGNIHPFVPLNQAEGYQEVLKNLEHQLNIITGFAGTSLQPNSGAQGEFAGLMTIRAYHQANNDSHRNICLIPASAHGTNPASAVMAGMKVVVTKTAENGNIDVEDLREKATLHKDNLAALMVTYPSTHGVYEKEIKEITKIIHDNGGQVYMDGANMNAQVGLTNPATIGADVCHLNLHKTFAIPHGGGGPGVGPICVAPQLVPFLPTNPIIKTGGKSAITAISAAPWGSALACLISYGYITMLGADGLTNSTKNAILNANYIKERLEEHYPTLYTGEKGRAAHEMIIDCRDFKQKGIEVVDIAKRLMDYGFHAPTVSFPVGGTMMIEPTESESLAELDRFCDAMISIREEIKNASKEDLNNPLKNAPHTQEMLTSDEWELPYTRKQAAFPLDYIAENKFWPTVRRVDDAYGDRNLICSCNPIEDYM; encoded by the coding sequence ATGAATACAAATTCGTTTCAACTTAGACATATTGGTCCTAATAAAAAGGAACAAGAAAAAATGTTAAAAGCTATTAATGCAGATAGTTTAGAACAGTTAATTAATGAAACTGTGCCAGACAACATTCTTTTAAAAAACAAACTAGATTTAGAAGAATCTATGAGCGAGTATAAATACTTAGCACATATAAAAGCTTTATCAGAAAAAAATAAAGTGTTTAAAAGTTATATTGGTTTAGGTTATAACGAAGCAATTGTACCAAGTGTTATTCAAAGAAACATATTAGAAAATCCGGGTTGGTATACAGCTTACACACCTTACCAAGCAGAAATTGCTCAAGGTAGATTAGAAGCTTTGCTAAATTACCAAACAATGGTTTGTGATTTAACAGGTATGGAGCTTGCAAATGCTTCTTTATTAGACGAATCTACAGCTGCTGCAGAAGCAATGGCTTTGTTGTTCGATGTAAGAGAAAGAGCTAAGAAAAAAGCAAAAGCAAATAAGTTTTTTGTTTCTGATGAAATTTTACCACAAACACTTTCTCTTTTAGAAACAAGAGCTACACCAATTGGTATAGAATTAGTTGTCGGAAACCATGAAGAGTTTAATTTTGATGATGATTTTTTCGGAGCAATATTGCAATATCCTGGTAAATTCGGTCAAATATTTGATTATGAATCTTTTGCTGAAAAAGCGAATAATAACGACATTAAAATAGCAGTTGCTGCTGATATTTTATCATTAGTTAAATTAAAAGCTCCTGGAGATTTTGGTGCATCTGTAGTTGTGGGTACTACACAACGTTTCGGTATTCCGTTAGGTTATGGTGGTCCTCATGCAGCTTATTTTGCTACAAAAGAAGCTTACAAAAGAAGTATTCCTGGTAGAATAATTGGGGTTACTAAAGACATGAATGGTAAGCGTGCCTTAAGAATGGCATTACAAACCAGAGAACAACATATAAAAAGAGAAAGAGCAACTTCTAATATTTGTACAGCACAAGTATTATTAGCTGTTATGGCTGGTATGTATGCTGTTTATCATGGTAAAAATGGTTTAGAGTATATTGCTAACAATGTTCATCAACATACAAATCTATTAGCAAATGCTTTAGAAAACTTAGGTTTTAAACAACTTAATAAATCTTATTTTGATACTCTTTTAATTGAAGTTGAAGCAGATAAATTAAAAACCGTAGCAGAATCTAAAGAGATAAACTTTAATTATGTTGATCAAAACCATGTTTCTATATCTATAAATGAAACTGTAGATAAAGCTTCTTTAAAAGAAATAATTTCTTGTTTTGAAGAGGCTTTTAATTTAAAACCACAAGCATTACCAGAAACAACAACTATTTTAAACGAATCTTTATTAAGAAATACTACTTTCTTAGACAATGAAGTTTTTAACACGTATCAATCGGAAACAGATATGATGCGCTACATAAAGAAATTAGAGCGTAAAGATTTAGCTTTAAATCACTCTATGATTTCTTTAGGTTCTTGTACAATGAAATTAAATGCTGCATCAGAAATGTTGCCTTTAAGTAATCCTCAATGGGGAAATATTCATCCATTTGTTCCTTTAAATCAAGCAGAAGGTTATCAAGAAGTTTTAAAAAATTTAGAACATCAATTAAATATTATTACAGGTTTTGCGGGTACATCTTTACAGCCAAACTCTGGTGCACAAGGTGAATTTGCTGGTTTAATGACTATTAGAGCTTATCATCAAGCAAATAATGATTCCCATAGAAATATTTGTTTAATTCCTGCTTCTGCACACGGTACAAATCCTGCTTCTGCAGTTATGGCTGGTATGAAGGTTGTTGTAACTAAAACAGCAGAAAACGGTAATATCGATGTAGAAGATTTAAGAGAAAAAGCAACGCTACATAAGGACAACTTAGCTGCTTTAATGGTAACATATCCTTCTACTCATGGTGTTTACGAAAAAGAAATTAAAGAAATAACTAAAATTATTCACGATAACGGTGGACAAGTTTACATGGACGGAGCAAATATGAACGCTCAAGTTGGTCTAACAAATCCTGCTACAATTGGTGCAGATGTTTGTCATCTTAACTTGCATAAAACTTTTGCCATTCCTCATGGTGGTGGTGGTCCTGGTGTAGGGCCAATTTGTGTTGCTCCACAACTAGTTCCGTTTTTACCAACAAATCCAATAATTAAAACTGGTGGCAAAAGCGCAATTACTGCAATTTCTGCCGCTCCTTGGGGTTCTGCTTTAGCTTGTTTAATTTCTTACGGATATATTACAATGTTAGGTGCAGACGGATTGACTAATTCTACTAAAAATGCAATCTTAAACGCAAACTACATTAAAGAGCGTTTAGAAGAACATTATCCAACTTTATATACCGGAGAAAAAGGTCGTGCAGCACACGAAATGATTATTGATTGTAGAGATTTTAAACAAAAAGGTATCGAAGTTGTAGATATTGCAAAACGTTTAATGGATTATGGTTTTCATGCACCAACAGTTTCTTTTCCTGTAGGAGGAACAATGATGATTGAACCTACAGAATCTGAAAGTTTAGCAGAATTAGATCGTTTTTGTGATGCCATGATTTCTATTAGAGAAGAAATTAAAAATGCATCGAAAGAAGATTTAAACAATCCTTTAAAAAATGCTCCTCATACACAAGAAATGCTTACTTCGGATGAATGGGAGTTACCTTACACTAGAAAGCAAGCTGCATTTCCTTTAGACTACATTGCCGAAAATAAGTTTTGGCCAACTGTAAGAAGAGTTGATGATGCCTATGGCGATAGAAATTTAATTTGTTCTTGTAATCCTATTGAAGATTACATGTAA
- the serA gene encoding phosphoglycerate dehydrogenase — translation MITTKRNYIFDFDSTLTKVEALDVLAEITLTDNPKKEAIIQEIIDITNLGIDGEISFTESLERRIKLLKANKADLSNLVVALKKQVSKSIESNKEFFENFADDIYVISCGFKEFIDPIVKEYNIPSERVYANTFTFAEDGEIIGFDADNPLSKHNGKIECLKDMNLDGEIQVIGDGYSDYVTREAGIADKFFAYTENVSREKTTENADHIAPNLDEFLYVNDLPRNISYPKNRIKILLLENVHPDAFKKLSKDGFSVETVSKSLSEDELIEKIKDVHVLGIRSKTNVTQKVVDAAEKLMVVSAFCIGTKQIDLEACKEKGIVVFNAPYSNTRSVVELAIGEIIMLMRSVFQRSTEIHNGQWNKTAEGSKEVRGKKLGIVGYGNIGKQLSVLAEALGMDVYYYDVEDKLALGNATKMSTLEELLAISDVVTLHVDDNAANKNFFGEKEISQMKDGAHLVNLSRGFVVDIEALVAALKSGKIAGTAVDVYPSEPRKNGEFYTELKGLPNVILTPHVGGSTEEAQRDIADFVPSKIMAYINSGNTVDAVNFPNIRLPRQTNAHRFLHIHKNVPGVMAKINKVLAEYELNINGQYLSTDPKVGYVITDLDKEYNKEVIDELRKIEGTIRFRVLY, via the coding sequence ATGATCACTACAAAAAGAAACTATATTTTCGATTTTGACAGCACACTTACTAAAGTGGAAGCTTTAGATGTTTTAGCCGAAATAACATTAACCGATAATCCTAAAAAAGAAGCTATAATTCAAGAAATTATAGATATTACAAATTTAGGTATTGATGGCGAAATTTCTTTTACAGAATCTTTAGAAAGAAGAATTAAGTTATTAAAAGCAAATAAGGCAGATTTAAGTAACTTAGTAGTTGCATTAAAAAAGCAAGTTTCTAAATCTATAGAAAGCAATAAAGAATTTTTTGAGAATTTTGCAGATGATATTTATGTAATTTCCTGCGGATTTAAAGAATTCATAGATCCTATTGTTAAAGAATACAATATTCCTTCTGAACGCGTGTATGCAAATACATTTACGTTTGCAGAAGACGGAGAAATAATTGGTTTTGACGCTGATAATCCGTTATCAAAACATAACGGAAAAATTGAGTGTTTAAAAGACATGAATTTAGACGGAGAAATACAAGTGATTGGCGATGGTTACAGCGATTATGTAACTAGAGAAGCAGGTATTGCTGATAAGTTTTTTGCTTATACAGAAAATGTTTCTAGAGAAAAAACAACAGAAAACGCAGACCATATTGCCCCAAATTTAGATGAATTTTTATACGTAAACGATTTGCCAAGAAATATAAGTTACCCAAAAAATAGAATTAAAATATTATTATTAGAAAACGTACATCCAGATGCTTTTAAGAAGTTATCTAAAGATGGATTTTCTGTAGAAACTGTATCTAAAAGTTTGTCTGAAGACGAATTGATAGAAAAAATTAAAGATGTGCATGTTTTAGGTATTCGTTCTAAAACAAATGTTACACAAAAAGTTGTAGATGCAGCAGAAAAATTAATGGTTGTAAGTGCTTTTTGTATCGGTACAAAACAAATCGATTTAGAAGCTTGTAAAGAAAAAGGTATTGTGGTTTTTAACGCACCTTACAGTAATACACGTTCTGTTGTAGAATTAGCAATTGGAGAAATTATTATGTTAATGCGTAGTGTTTTTCAAAGAAGTACAGAAATTCATAATGGGCAATGGAATAAAACAGCAGAAGGGTCTAAAGAAGTTCGTGGTAAAAAATTAGGTATTGTTGGTTACGGTAATATTGGTAAGCAATTATCTGTTTTAGCAGAAGCTTTAGGTATGGATGTTTATTATTATGATGTTGAAGATAAACTAGCTTTAGGAAACGCAACAAAAATGAGCACTTTAGAAGAGTTGTTGGCAATTTCTGATGTTGTTACTTTACATGTTGATGACAATGCGGCAAATAAAAATTTCTTTGGCGAAAAAGAAATTTCTCAAATGAAAGATGGTGCTCATTTGGTAAACTTATCTAGAGGTTTTGTTGTAGATATAGAAGCTTTAGTTGCTGCTTTAAAAAGCGGTAAAATTGCAGGAACAGCAGTTGATGTTTATCCGTCTGAACCAAGAAAAAACGGAGAATTTTATACTGAATTAAAAGGATTGCCAAATGTTATTTTGACTCCGCATGTTGGCGGAAGTACAGAAGAAGCGCAAAGAGATATTGCAGATTTTGTACCAAGTAAAATAATGGCGTACATCAATTCTGGTAATACTGTTGATGCAGTAAACTTTCCTAACATTCGTTTACCAAGACAAACAAACGCACACAGGTTTTTACATATTCATAAAAATGTACCTGGTGTAATGGCTAAAATTAATAAGGTTTTAGCAGAATACGAATTAAACATTAACGGTCAATATTTATCTACAGATCCTAAAGTAGGTTATGTAATTACAGATTTAGATAAAGAATACAATAAAGAAGTTATAGACGAGTTAAGAAAAATTGAAGGAACAATTAGATTTAGAGTTCTGTATTAA
- a CDS encoding FMN-binding glutamate synthase family protein produces the protein MRNTILAILFAITILAGVLVYFIPQIGTIILLSISGLLSLIAIYDSLQTKHSLLRAFPLVARLRWFFEEERDKIQQYFIEDNLNGTPINREKRSIVYQRSKLEKETIPFGTQHNVYKKGYEFVKHSLFPTAHHDIIGDKITFGSDKCTQKYKSSIINISAMSFGSLSKNAVMALNQGAKMGDFAHNTGEGGISPYHLQGGDLIFQVGTGYFGAGKSINGKRVFDDEIFKKNAVRPEVKMIEIKFSQGAKPGHGGILPAKKNTQEIAEIRSVTPGTQVDSPPGHSAFSNYDELIQFIQKVRELANGKPVGIKLCVGDNQEISEMITAFATHNNYPDFISVDGGEGGTGSAPLEFTNYIGTPLIEGLVFINKQLLKHNLKNQIKIIASGKAVDAFDVVKYLALGADAVGMARSFMLSLGCIQARECNLDTCPVGVATQDEDLVKALVVEKKNVRVKNYHSKTVVAIKEIIAALGLHSISELAPNHIFRRRKDEEVVSLDEVYYN, from the coding sequence ATGAGAAATACCATACTTGCAATATTATTTGCAATCACAATTTTAGCTGGAGTTTTAGTTTATTTTATTCCTCAAATAGGCACAATAATATTACTATCAATATCTGGTTTGCTAAGTTTAATTGCTATTTATGATAGTTTACAAACCAAACACTCGTTATTAAGAGCATTTCCGTTAGTAGCTCGTTTACGTTGGTTTTTCGAAGAAGAAAGAGATAAAATTCAGCAATATTTTATAGAAGACAATTTAAACGGAACTCCCATAAATAGAGAAAAAAGAAGTATTGTTTATCAAAGATCTAAATTAGAAAAAGAAACCATTCCTTTTGGTACACAACATAATGTTTATAAAAAAGGATATGAATTTGTAAAACATTCACTTTTTCCTACTGCACACCACGATATAATTGGCGATAAAATTACTTTTGGTTCAGATAAGTGTACTCAAAAATATAAAAGTTCTATCATAAATATTTCTGCAATGTCTTTTGGTTCGCTTAGTAAAAATGCAGTTATGGCGTTAAATCAAGGAGCAAAAATGGGCGATTTTGCACATAATACTGGCGAAGGTGGAATTTCTCCTTATCATTTACAAGGCGGTGATTTAATTTTTCAAGTAGGAACGGGTTATTTTGGTGCAGGAAAATCTATAAATGGCAAACGTGTTTTTGATGATGAAATTTTCAAAAAAAATGCTGTTAGACCAGAGGTTAAAATGATTGAAATTAAGTTTTCTCAAGGTGCAAAACCAGGTCATGGCGGAATTTTACCAGCTAAAAAAAACACACAAGAAATCGCAGAAATTAGATCTGTAACTCCGGGTACTCAAGTTGATTCTCCTCCAGGTCATTCGGCATTTTCTAACTATGATGAGTTAATTCAGTTTATTCAAAAAGTAAGAGAGTTAGCGAATGGTAAACCTGTCGGAATTAAATTATGTGTTGGTGATAACCAAGAAATATCAGAAATGATTACTGCATTTGCAACGCATAATAATTACCCAGATTTTATTTCTGTTGATGGTGGAGAAGGAGGAACTGGTTCTGCTCCTTTAGAATTTACAAATTACATTGGTACGCCTTTAATAGAAGGTTTGGTTTTTATCAATAAACAATTATTAAAACACAACTTAAAAAATCAAATTAAAATAATTGCAAGTGGTAAAGCCGTAGATGCTTTTGATGTGGTAAAATATCTAGCTTTAGGTGCAGATGCTGTTGGTATGGCAAGAAGTTTTATGTTAAGCTTAGGTTGCATTCAAGCAAGAGAATGTAATTTAGATACTTGCCCAGTTGGTGTTGCAACCCAAGATGAAGATTTGGTGAAAGCGCTTGTTGTAGAGAAGAAAAATGTTCGAGTAAAAAATTATCATTCAAAAACGGTAGTAGCAATTAAAGAAATTATTGCAGCTTTAGGTTTGCATTCTATTTCCGAATTAGCACCAAACCATATTTTTAGAAGAAGGAAAGATGAAGAGGTAGTTAGTTTAGATGAAGTTTATTACAACTAA
- the kynU gene encoding kynureninase, with protein sequence MKYQNNLAFAKEQDKEDSLSYLRNRFLIPKDKNGNNWLYFTGNSLGLQPKSTKDYINQELEDWANLGVEGHFEAKNPWLNYHEYLTDKMAKIVGAKPLEVVVMNTLTTNLHLLMVSFYRPTKTKYKIVIESDAFPSDRYAVQSQLEFHGFSKEDVIEWKPRKGEELLNIEDLETIVAEHGDEIALLLIGGVNYYTGQFLDLKRIAEIGHAKNCIVGIDLAHGAGNISPDLHNSGVDFAAWCTYKYLNSGPGSLAGLFVHEKHARNKDLPRFAGWWNHNKQTRFNMRQPFDVMEGAEGWQLSNPPILSMAAIKASLDMFDEVGMDALREKSEKLTGYFEFLINEINSDDIKIITPSNPKERGCQLSIQVKNADKSLHKKLTENNIITDWREPDVIRCAPTPMYNSFEDVYKMVAILKGLL encoded by the coding sequence ATGAAATATCAAAACAACTTAGCATTTGCAAAAGAGCAAGATAAAGAAGATTCACTTTCTTATTTACGCAATCGATTTCTTATACCTAAAGATAAAAATGGTAACAATTGGTTGTACTTTACAGGTAATTCTTTAGGCTTACAGCCAAAATCTACCAAAGATTATATAAATCAAGAATTAGAAGATTGGGCAAATTTAGGCGTAGAAGGACATTTTGAAGCTAAAAATCCTTGGTTAAATTATCACGAGTATTTAACCGATAAAATGGCGAAAATTGTAGGCGCAAAACCTTTAGAAGTTGTTGTAATGAACACACTTACAACCAATTTGCATTTGCTAATGGTTTCTTTTTATAGACCAACAAAAACAAAGTATAAAATTGTTATTGAAAGTGATGCTTTTCCTTCGGATAGATATGCTGTACAATCTCAATTAGAATTTCACGGTTTTTCTAAAGAAGATGTTATAGAGTGGAAACCAAGAAAAGGCGAAGAACTTTTAAATATTGAAGATTTAGAAACAATTGTAGCAGAACATGGAGATGAAATTGCGTTATTATTAATTGGAGGTGTAAATTATTATACTGGTCAGTTTTTAGACTTAAAGAGAATTGCAGAAATTGGGCATGCAAAAAATTGTATTGTTGGAATTGATTTAGCACACGGAGCAGGAAATATTTCTCCGGATTTACATAATTCTGGAGTAGATTTTGCAGCTTGGTGTACCTACAAATACTTAAACTCTGGACCAGGAAGTTTAGCAGGTTTGTTTGTACATGAAAAACATGCAAGAAATAAAGACTTACCACGTTTTGCAGGTTGGTGGAATCACAATAAACAAACTCGTTTTAATATGCGACAACCATTTGATGTGATGGAAGGTGCAGAAGGTTGGCAATTATCGAATCCGCCAATATTATCTATGGCAGCCATAAAAGCATCTTTAGATATGTTTGATGAGGTTGGTATGGATGCTTTACGAGAAAAATCAGAAAAATTAACAGGTTATTTCGAGTTTTTAATCAATGAAATTAATTCTGATGATATTAAAATAATTACGCCCTCAAACCCTAAAGAAAGAGGTTGTCAATTATCTATTCAGGTTAAAAATGCCGATAAAAGTTTGCATAAAAAACTAACCGAAAACAATATTATTACAGATTGGAGAGAACCAGATGTTATACGTTGTGCGCCAACACCAATGTATAATTCTTTTGAAGATGTTTACAAAATGGTAGCTATCTTAAAAGGATTGTTGTAG
- a CDS encoding YpdA family putative bacillithiol disulfide reductase, with translation MNLYDVIIVGGGPIGIACGLEAKKKGLKYLIIEKGPIVNSLYNYPVNMQFFSSSEKLEIDNIPFISKEAKPRRNEALEYYRRIVTSNKLKLHLFETVNSIDKNEKEFTLNTSKNTYKATNIIIATGFYDLPNTMDVEGENLPKVSHYYNDPHFYAGQKLAVIGASNSSVDAALECYRKGAEVTLIVRGEEIGQRVKYWVRPDIINRIKEGSINVFYNTTVKEITDKNVIVNTKNGIKTIENDFVLALTGYKPNFKFLEHVGVQFSKDDKKIPVYNDETMETNVKGVYLAGVICGGLETHKWFIENSRIHAKMIVDDIVQ, from the coding sequence ATGAATTTGTATGATGTTATTATTGTTGGCGGAGGCCCAATAGGAATTGCTTGTGGTTTAGAAGCTAAAAAGAAAGGATTAAAATATCTAATTATAGAAAAAGGTCCAATTGTAAATTCTCTATACAATTATCCTGTTAACATGCAGTTTTTTTCTTCTTCAGAAAAATTAGAAATAGACAATATTCCATTTATAAGTAAAGAAGCCAAACCAAGAAGAAACGAAGCTTTGGAGTACTATAGAAGAATTGTAACTTCAAATAAATTAAAATTACATTTATTTGAAACGGTAAATTCTATAGATAAAAATGAAAAGGAGTTTACATTAAATACTTCAAAAAATACATACAAAGCAACTAATATTATAATTGCAACTGGCTTTTACGATCTGCCAAATACTATGGATGTTGAAGGTGAAAATCTACCTAAGGTTTCCCATTATTATAACGATCCTCATTTTTATGCAGGTCAGAAATTAGCTGTAATCGGTGCAAGTAATTCTTCTGTTGATGCTGCATTAGAATGTTACAGAAAAGGTGCTGAGGTAACTTTAATAGTTAGAGGAGAAGAAATTGGGCAACGTGTAAAGTACTGGGTAAGACCAGATATTATTAATAGAATTAAAGAAGGAAGTATAAACGTTTTTTACAATACAACAGTGAAAGAAATTACAGATAAAAATGTAATTGTAAATACTAAAAATGGTATTAAAACAATAGAAAATGATTTTGTATTAGCCTTAACTGGTTATAAACCAAATTTTAAATTTTTAGAACATGTAGGTGTTCAGTTTTCTAAAGACGATAAGAAAATACCCGTATATAATGATGAAACTATGGAAACAAATGTAAAAGGTGTTTATTTAGCTGGAGTAATTTGTGGAGGTTTAGAAACTCATAAATGGTTTATAGAAAATTCTAGAATTCATGCAAAAATGATTGTAGATGATATTGTCCAATAA
- a CDS encoding SH3 domain-containing C40 family peptidase has protein sequence MKFQKLAIIFSLLIYISCSNNGILITGLEGVSKSIKEQYAPDKRVAIFDINFDNSDDKIIATGMTNSKEAYQKLVDSLQSLDVSYINNIRVLPDTIVGNKMFAVARNSVINIRSAPKHSAELGTQGLLGMSLKILDKAGDFYRIQTPDNYISWVDKGGIQKMNKGEFDTWNASKKIIFTKNFGYVYNSKQQNAAIVSDITLGGLLKYLSEDASFYEVKYPDNRTGFVKKSEAVVYENWLKNLQPSKENVEKVAKKLEGFPYLWGGTSSKGIDCSGFTKMVYLMNGFVIPRDASQQINAGKQVDEKLNFENLEKGDLLFFGTEATETKKRRVVHVGIWLGNNKQEFIHASGNVHISSMDSLQPHFNAFNKNRYLGSKRYLGIKDKEIINLKEEFKF, from the coding sequence ATGAAATTTCAAAAATTAGCTATTATATTTTCGCTTTTAATATACATATCTTGTAGCAATAACGGTATTCTTATAACAGGTTTAGAAGGTGTTAGTAAAAGTATAAAAGAACAATATGCACCAGACAAAAGAGTGGCAATTTTTGATATTAATTTTGATAATTCTGATGATAAAATAATTGCTACAGGAATGACAAATTCTAAAGAAGCGTATCAAAAATTAGTTGATAGTTTGCAGTCTTTAGATGTTTCTTACATTAATAATATTAGAGTTTTACCAGACACGATTGTTGGAAATAAAATGTTTGCTGTAGCAAGAAATTCTGTAATAAATATTAGATCCGCACCAAAACATTCTGCAGAGTTAGGCACGCAAGGTTTGTTAGGTATGTCTTTAAAAATTTTAGATAAAGCTGGCGATTTCTATAGAATTCAAACTCCAGATAATTACATTTCTTGGGTTGATAAAGGTGGAATACAGAAAATGAATAAAGGTGAATTTGATACTTGGAATGCTTCTAAAAAAATAATTTTTACAAAGAATTTTGGATATGTTTACAATTCAAAACAACAAAATGCAGCAATAGTTTCTGATATTACTTTGGGCGGACTTTTAAAATATCTTTCTGAAGATGCCAGTTTTTACGAAGTTAAATATCCTGACAATAGAACTGGTTTTGTTAAAAAAAGTGAGGCTGTTGTTTATGAAAATTGGTTAAAAAACCTGCAACCATCAAAAGAAAATGTAGAAAAAGTTGCAAAAAAACTAGAAGGTTTTCCTTATTTATGGGGCGGAACTTCTTCTAAAGGAATTGATTGCAGTGGTTTTACGAAAATGGTGTATTTAATGAATGGCTTTGTAATTCCTAGAGATGCTTCACAACAAATTAATGCAGGTAAACAAGTTGACGAAAAACTAAATTTCGAGAATTTAGAAAAAGGCGATTTACTCTTTTTTGGAACTGAAGCTACAGAAACTAAAAAAAGACGAGTTGTACATGTTGGTATTTGGTTGGGTAATAATAAGCAAGAATTTATACATGCATCTGGCAACGTACATATAAGTTCTATGGATTCTTTACAACCACATTTTAATGCATTTAATAAAAATAGATATTTAGGTAGCAAACGCTATTTAGGTATAAAAGATAAAGAGATTATCAATCTTAAAGAAGAATTTAAATTCTAA
- a CDS encoding type B 50S ribosomal protein L31 — translation MKKGIHPENYRLIAFKDMSNGDVFLTRSTADTKETLDVDGVEYPLVKLEISRTSHPFYTGKSKLIDAAGRIDKFKNKYAKFKK, via the coding sequence ATGAAAAAAGGAATTCATCCAGAAAATTATAGACTGATTGCTTTTAAAGACATGTCCAACGGAGACGTATTTTTAACGCGTTCTACTGCAGATACAAAAGAAACTTTAGACGTTGATGGTGTAGAGTATCCTTTAGTAAAATTAGAGATTTCTAGAACTTCTCACCCATTTTACACTGGTAAATCTAAACTTATTGATGCTGCAGGACGTATTGACAAGTTCAAAAACAAATATGCAAAATTTAAGAAATAA